The Glycine soja cultivar W05 chromosome 4, ASM419377v2, whole genome shotgun sequence genomic sequence taaaatatttatatcattCAAATGTTTGAATTGTTCAGCAAAATTAATTTCCTTATCTAATGACTTGGTATCTCTGCAATCTCATACAAGGATTCTGTCACATATAAGATCTTGTTAATTTCCAACTTGTAAATTTACCAGAACAGAAAATTTCATACTGCAGTGCATGGTATATATACACAATGCGACTCGTGCCCTCTAAAAGGAACATAAAATGAAAGCTATCCAGGGATGATGAACAACTTTAATTAATTTCCCAATCAGCACTTCAACCCCGCGAGCTTTTTGTTGATCATCTCTCTCGGGACAAAGCTATCCACAATTGTTTGTGTTTCGATGGCTGAAACTTCTTTGAGGGACTTGAGAATTGAGATTGGTTTGCTAATTGCAACTtggtattttaattaattaaggctttaatttataattaatttgtgtcCCTTTAAGCACCGCTGCAAAAATCATTTGGTGCTGCCTTCTGCACATGGATTGTGATCATTTCATTTGTTGGAGGCTGACATGGGCATGCTAGTGCTATGAATTTTGGAACCTCATCTCCTGGCATCAGCACCGGCAAGCTCTCACATCGGTTATGCCTCATCATCTGAACACCACAAAACAAAACTCATTAATTGTTTCCTtgcagaataataataataacatgagTCAAACATGTTTTACTcttctaaaatattttgaaatgttaattttaattactataaaaatttGGAATAAAAAGGACATGTATTCATGATATAAAACAGTTTAACACctatagttaattaaattatcttaaaattcatattaataaaaaaatttaattaaataacaatgtaaaacaatatataagtattaaactctaaattttttatatagatttttaattttcatagtttaataaaaacaagtgttttttgtttctaataAGAGACTAAAATTCCTTAATTTTTAGTACACATATATAGAACCTAATAACGTATAAAACTTTTATAAAGACtagaattaatattttgataagtgaagaacatatttttcctaaacaataacaacaatacGATGATAAATTAGAATTAGAAGCAAATGGTGTTTTTGGTGTGACTGTGTGAGCAAGTTACCAAGACAGGAAAGCCAGGTTTGTGAAGAGGGGGAGTTAAGTCTGCTTGTGTCTGAGGCCGAGTGTCGATAACCATACAAAATGGAaacaaaggttggagcttttcCCAGTGCAAGCAGCAGCAAAAGAAGCAACAAAGGAACAATAACAAGGCAACGAGAAGAGCTAAACCAAGAGGAAATGAAATAGATACTCCATTCGATGTGTCCTCAATCTCCATTTTTCTTCTCTCATTTCCTTTCACCTGAATGAATCAAGTCACAGAAAGCATCAGCTTTAATAAGAAAGAAACGTGGAGGCTCTGCACGAAGGATGCACTTACTAGTTAGTGGGTGTAACATATTTTATTACAGATAGATGTTTGTTTGATGTGACTTAGAAGGAGAGTTGGTGGAGGTACATATTCCGTTTAGTAcggaaagaaaaatcccaaccATATTTTTACACTTACTCTGCCAGTGTGATGGGTGAAAATCTGCTCACTCAAACATGAAAAATAGAGATTTAGTTTTTGATTATGAAAacaatatatgataaatttatggtgccgttaaatttatataaaaagttataatatttaaagattaatttgatgacattaaatcttaaaattttagaattaatttattactaaaTTTGTTTGTAGAATTAatgtgtcatatttttttttatagactaaatttaaattttttatctttcaacaattattttatcatcTCATCATACTTTCATAAATGAATTTTACTAttgactttttttcttcttcttatgtaATCTCTTATTCCTAGTGTGGATGATATTTACACTTATAATCTCTTATTCATTCCTAATGTTTTAACActtgtaattataaatatttactatGGGACTAAAATTtccaatatataaatattatattttgtgtgGTTATCGACACTCAtacatatttaaattcaataatACAGATTTCAATAAAGTTAGTATATAAACCAATCAATTATAAGTCAAtttgttataaatataaaatattttaaccatatatttatatttccttttaataattttatattgtttttaatccaggatttaatgttatttcttttacaagcaaagcaTATTATTAATAGGGAAACACAGAGGGAGCATGAGATATGCCCCAACTGACAAGATAAAAATCAGAAGGTTAAATACACAGCATGCACTAATAACCAGGCACTACGCCACCCTCCCAACACATTTCCCTCATAAACAGGGTCtcatgcaattttattttatttttcatttttgaaagaAAGTATTCCCTAAATCAAAAACTGAagtggattttattttttctaataaagtCTTTATCACAAGTACAGTCATAAAATTAAACCTCTCTATCAGTATCCTTAAGAAATTCAGCTATCTATCTATCAATTGTACTGCTTCGTATCTCATGCAAATATCAATAAGCATGTTAATGAATACTATACAAGAGACAAACAAACGTAgatcaaacaaagaaaaatcaatGTCGCTAGCATACTGTTAGAGTAttaaatttagaagaaaaaaaccaTTAAAAGAGACAATCAAACGTAgatcaaacaaagaaaaataaagagattaaGAGACAAACATGAAAAAGGTagtgataaaataaagaaaaactaaaaaaatcattagaagaaaaacaaggctttttaatagatttacttaaataagaattaattacatttcaaaattattggTGCCATACTTTTTGCTCTATTATTGGTGTCATCAAGTTTTAATGCTTATGATTACTATTCTTGCTTGAGAATAAAGgaacatgaaaattaaaaaaaatgtttctctcGTAAATGTGTGTTTCAACGCTCAATTTATATTAGGTGAATTTGGTTCGAGGTTCACCAGGAAAGTAAAATTAAaggatgaaaaaataattacagaTTAATTGATGccaacaaaatttatattaataatgaaaatcaaactcattcttttaagatataaatttgtttttttttatcaattgaattaatttttattggcaGTGTAAACATATATGATAGTATTAGGAATAAGAGGCtgtggaaaaaaaatacatttattaataAGATAATGGAACAGTATGTGGTCTcgtaaaaaatgatgaaaatatgtGAATGTGAATTTTCTCAAGTTAAATCACATTCTtgagtcaaaataaaataaaataaaataaaaattacattctctaaaataatttaaatatattttataatatatattttaacataaatatataatcatattatataaaatattatttatcaatttttttataattaatacaaaaattgttaaaaacataatatatatttcaaatattcaacattaaatcaaaataaaacaattggAAATATAACCTGAACttgttctatatattttttttaatctgacTTA encodes the following:
- the LOC114409176 gene encoding uncharacterized protein At5g65660-like; the encoded protein is MEIEDTSNGVSISFPLGLALLVALLLFLCCFFCCCLHWEKLQPLFPFCMVIDTRPQTQADLTPPLHKPGFPVLMMRHNRCESLPVLMPGDEVPKFIALACPCQPPTNEMITIHVQKAAPNDFCSGA